From Candoia aspera isolate rCanAsp1 chromosome 8, rCanAsp1.hap2, whole genome shotgun sequence, a single genomic window includes:
- the NAF1 gene encoding H/ACA ribonucleoprotein complex non-core subunit NAF1 — protein MDASSALLADGDSSLAGSIVAEQLQTLKVACEGSPNAAAACPQGPALKEGEDQVPLSPKRLGREVSANCSELPQEPGPPWVAPKGGGVEENAPHPGLSAEEKPAPPGNGNGRKPPGTGEEQTWPPGEHPQAAEAPSEREEEHRPPEEMKAGHQPSSSALLGGSSELKNGGLNCQTAPVGPEGQEGLSKGTPAGPERERGSLAMESCRGSKSSSESESDSDADSSSSISSSSSCPPMLSEDDDQQDKNENKSCATGKKSELSKEPVPVEDIMIILPESVELMPFGKVSSIIEHLVIIESQKGLPPVNEDTVLFKEDRHSVGKIFEIFGPVSHPFYVLQFNSPEHIQSKGIKIKDAVYFAPSVESFTQYIFPEKLKQEKGSDASWKNDEEPPPEAMDFSDDEKERAAKLQKKSQNVRRKKPRSQQNDSNDNGNYQPRRQYPSEYSGGYCRGQPMPRFSWGSSPRVSPFPRFYRQHNVTPQYYSSDCAELRKPPTFCQQQRLESMRRHQYSFPPPSFETVASDTNFPPPPPSVAWGWPPGCAQNTYEPLLSMLSLPPPPPPPPPPTAPNTGNSP, from the exons ATGGATGCCTCTTCGGCTCTGTTGGCGGACGGCGATTCCAGCCTTGCGGGATCGATAGTGGCGGAGCAGTTGCAGACGCTGAAGGTCGCCTGCGAGGGAAGCCCCAATGCAGCCGCAGCGTGCCCGCAGGGACCCGCTTTGAAGGAGGGCGAGGATCAAGTCCCGCTTTCTCCAAAACGCCTTGGTAGAGAAGTCTCCGCGAACTGCTCGGAGCTTCCACAGGAACCAGGGCCTCCTTGGGTCGCCCCGAAGGGAGGCGGTGTTGAAGAAAATGCTCCTCATCCTGGCCTTTCCGCTGAAGAGAAGCCGGCTCCTCCTGGGAATGGCAACGGCCGGAAGCCTCCCGGAACGGGTGAGGAGCAGACTTGGCCTCCCGGCGAACACCCCCAGGCTGCAGAGGCACcatctgaaagagaagaggagcaCCGGCCGCCTGAGGAAATGAAGGCGGGCCATCAGCCGTCCTCCTCTGCTCTTCTCGGTGGTTCCAGCGAACTCAAGAACGGAGGACTCAATTGCCAAACGGCGCCGGTCGGTCCCGAAGGGCAAGAAGGGCTGTCGAAGGGGACTCCGGCGggaccagagagagagaggggctcACTAGCAATGGAAAGTTGCCGTGGCTCGAAATCGAGCTCTGAGTCAGAAAG TGATAGTGATGCAGACAGTTCatcttctatttcctcctcttcctcctgtcctccaaTGCTGTCTGAGGACGATGATCaacaagataaaaatgaaaataagtcttgtgctacaggaaaaaaaagtgaattgtCTAAA GAGCCAGTTCCTGTTGAAGACATAATGATAATTCTACCTGAATCTGTTGAACTGATGCCTTTTGGAAAAGTTTCCAGCATCATTGAACATCTAG ttataattgaGTCACAGAAGGGACTTCCTCCAGTGAATGAAGACACAGTACTTTTCAAGGAAGATCGTCATTCAGTAGGAaag ATCTTTGAGATCTTTGGCCCTGTGTCACATCCCTTTTATGTACTACAGTTTAATAGTCCTGAGCACATTCAGTCTAAAggtattaaaataaaagatgcaGTATATTTTGCTCCATCTGTTGAAAGCTTCACTCAGTATATATTTCCAGAAAAATTGAAACA AGAGAAGGGATCAGATGCATCTTGGAAGAATGATGAAGAGCCACCCCCTGAG GCTATGGACTTCAGTGATGATGAAAAAGAAAGAGCagcaaaattacagaaaaagtCTCAAAATGTAAGAAGAAAAAAGCCCAGGTCACAACAAAATGATAGCA ATGATAATGGAAATTATCAGCCCAGACGACAATACCCTTCAGAATATTCAGGCGGATATTGTAGGGGACAGCCTATGCCCAGGTTTTCATGGGGCAGTTCTCCTCGTGTATCTCCTTTTCCACGTTTCTATAGACAGCACAATGTAACTCCACAATATTATTCCTCTGACTGTGCAGAGCTGCGGAAACCACCTACTTTTTGTCAGCAACAGAGACTGGAGAGTATGAGAAGACATCAGTATTCTTTCCCTCCCCCATCTTTTGAAACTGTTGCTAGTGATACAAATTTTCCACCTCCACCACCATCAGTAGCTTGGGGGTGGCCTCCTGGGTGTGCTCAGAACACCTATGAGCCTTTGTTGTCTATGTTGTCTTTACCTCCACCACcgccacctccacctccacctacAGCTCCTAACACTGGCAATTCACCTTAG